The Pseudomonadota bacterium genome contains the following window.
GTCCCCAGTCACGATCCGGCTGCCATTCTCTTCGAGCCAAACGAAGAAGTCCGGGTCGTCAATCAAGCCGTACTTAACCATCTCAGCATATCCCGCTGCTAGTTCGCGCGGCGGCAAGCTGTCTAGGGCGCCGGTATCGGCCAATACAAGGCGCGGCTGGTGAAAACTCCCGATAAGGTTCTTGCCATGGCGGCTGTTGATGCCGGTCTTGCCGCCGACCGAGCTGTCGATCTGCGCCAACAAGCTCGTCGGAAGCTGGATAACGTCTATGCCGCGAAGGAGAACACTGGCGGCGAATCCCGCGAGGTCGCCGATCACACCGCCGCCCAAAGCCAGCAGCGTCAACCCGCGCTCCGCCCGGGTGGCGAGTAGACGTTCGAGCAACGCCTCAAAACTCGCGAAACTTTTGCTTCCTTCGCCGGGTGCCAGGACGATGCTATCGCAATCTATACCGTGCCGGCCGAGAGATTCCACGACCCGATTCTGATATAGCGGCGCGACATTTTCGTCAGAAACCAGGATAGTTCTCGGCAGCGCGAGTAGCGGCGCAATTTGGTCGCCGGCGTCAGATAACAGTCCATCGCCAACAAGGATGTCATAACTGCGCGCGCCAAGAGCCACATGAACCAACTCGGAGGATTGCGCCCTACTGTCGGGCTCCGATTCACTTGCACTCACGATATTTCTCTAATTGGCTATATTTAGGTGGCTAAGTTTGAAGGTTTAGCGGCATCTGCGTCACTCTGCTCGCCTTCAATGAGGCGCTTCAAGGCAGCAATAACATCGTTGACGGTTTCCTCATGTGGTCCGTCCTGACTTTGCACGATGATATCTGCTTCTTGGTAAATGGGATAGCGCTCTTCGATGAGCTGGCGCAAGACTTCTTCCTTGTTCTCTACCTTCAGGAGCGGCCTGTTGTCACGGCGTGAGACGCGTCGCAACAGGACGTCGAAATCCGCGCGCAGCCATATGGAGTAGGCGCACTCCTTAATTCGCTTGCGCGTCTCAGGATCAATGAAGGCGCCGCCGCCCGTGGCCAAGACATG
Protein-coding sequences here:
- the aroB gene encoding 3-dehydroquinate synthase, whose translation is MSASESEPDSRAQSSELVHVALGARSYDILVGDGLLSDAGDQIAPLLALPRTILVSDENVAPLYQNRVVESLGRHGIDCDSIVLAPGEGSKSFASFEALLERLLATRAERGLTLLALGGGVIGDLAGFAASVLLRGIDVIQLPTSLLAQIDSSVGGKTGINSRHGKNLIGSFHQPRLVLADTGALDSLPPRELAAGYAEMVKYGLIDDPDFFVWLEENGSRIVTGDGAARRHAIAHCCRAKARIVSQDEQENGRRALLNLGHTFAHAFEAECGYGDALLHGEAVSIGMVLAFRLSHSLGLCGEADVARVSAHLAAQGLPTEAAQLPLAARRREALMQHMSHDKKIKDGRLHLILARGIGGAFVAGDVEPQDISAALDDFLSATSST
- a CDS encoding shikimate kinase — protein: MNAANADPAFDRSIVLVGLMGSGKSAIGRRLAARIGMNFVDADSEIEEAAGLSITDIFEVHGEPAFRDGERRVIARLLSKPPHVLATGGGAFIDPETRKRIKECAYSIWLRADFDVLLRRVSRRDNRPLLKVENKEEVLRQLIEERYPIYQEADIIVQSQDGPHEETVNDVIAALKRLIEGEQSDADAAKPSNLAT